In Elusimicrobiota bacterium, one DNA window encodes the following:
- the tadA gene encoding Flp pilus assembly complex ATPase component TadA: MDINRLGAILLEEGVIDAPTLEEGLAEHRAGRSFQEFLMGKGVVTEDILLDMLVRHAGITRIHLSDESIDPQVLRLVSARVANHYKLMPLGLEGERLRVAFSFPPDVVRRDELRMVLRREVSPVLAGEGEIAKAVKEHYGFGAETVERLVESDADKRIEPQVRLNDLDENQDASVIRVVNQILLEAYENRATDIHLEPYEDELRVRYRVDGILYDAKIADSLKRFQSALISRVKIMADLSIAEKRLPQDGRIKVRVGGQDMDLRVSTLPTPFGESVGIRLLTSRQFLDLRHLGFDSEHLGVLEEYLEKPHGIILLTGPTGSGKTTTLYAFLNRINAPQRKIITIEDPIEYQMKGITQVQVQPSIGLTFAQGLRSMLRHDPDVMMVGEVRDLETAEIAIRVALTGHLVFSTLHTNDAPGAVARLEDIGVERYLISSSIVCVIAQRLVRVLCPACRKSFPATLDHMKKFGIEGPPPTIYKSVGCSICKSTGFQGRTVIYEILPITDEIRALVVERIPSHLIRDRAIERGMRTLRQSGWKKILQGITTTEEVLRATLEEGQ; encoded by the coding sequence GTGGACATTAATCGTCTGGGCGCCATTCTGTTGGAAGAAGGGGTGATCGATGCGCCCACTTTGGAAGAAGGTTTGGCGGAACATCGAGCCGGACGATCCTTTCAGGAGTTCCTCATGGGCAAGGGTGTGGTAACGGAAGACATCCTCCTGGATATGTTGGTGCGTCACGCGGGGATCACCCGAATCCATTTATCCGACGAATCCATTGATCCCCAGGTCTTGCGCCTGGTGAGCGCCCGAGTGGCCAATCACTATAAGCTCATGCCCCTTGGGCTGGAGGGAGAAAGGCTGCGGGTGGCTTTTTCCTTTCCCCCTGATGTCGTCCGACGTGACGAACTTCGCATGGTTTTACGACGGGAGGTCTCTCCCGTGCTGGCCGGAGAAGGCGAGATCGCCAAAGCCGTTAAAGAGCATTATGGGTTTGGGGCCGAAACTGTTGAACGATTAGTTGAATCGGACGCGGACAAAAGAATCGAACCTCAGGTTCGGCTCAACGATTTGGACGAAAACCAAGATGCTTCCGTGATCCGGGTGGTGAACCAGATTTTATTGGAAGCCTACGAAAACCGTGCCACAGACATCCACCTGGAACCTTACGAAGACGAGCTACGCGTTCGTTACCGGGTCGATGGAATCCTTTACGATGCCAAGATTGCGGATTCATTGAAACGGTTTCAATCCGCACTGATCTCCCGGGTCAAAATCATGGCGGATCTTTCCATTGCGGAAAAAAGGTTGCCTCAGGACGGGCGCATCAAAGTTCGCGTGGGTGGGCAGGATATGGACCTTCGTGTGTCGACTTTGCCCACACCCTTTGGGGAAAGTGTGGGAATTCGTCTTTTAACGAGCCGGCAATTCTTGGACCTTCGTCATTTAGGTTTTGATTCGGAACATTTGGGAGTTTTGGAAGAATATTTAGAAAAACCCCACGGTATTATTTTGCTTACCGGACCCACCGGTAGCGGGAAAACCACAACCCTTTACGCTTTCTTGAACCGGATTAATGCTCCCCAGCGTAAAATCATCACTATTGAGGACCCCATTGAGTACCAGATGAAAGGAATTACCCAGGTTCAGGTTCAGCCTTCCATCGGACTCACGTTCGCCCAGGGGCTTCGTTCGATGCTTCGCCATGATCCGGACGTGATGATGGTGGGGGAGGTTCGGGATTTGGAAACCGCCGAAATCGCCATCCGAGTGGCGCTGACGGGGCATCTGGTTTTTTCCACGTTGCACACCAATGATGCCCCTGGAGCGGTGGCTCGACTGGAAGATATTGGCGTGGAGCGTTATTTGATTTCCTCTTCCATCGTTTGTGTGATTGCCCAGCGACTGGTTCGGGTCCTTTGCCCTGCCTGTCGGAAATCCTTCCCCGCCACTTTGGACCATATGAAAAAGTTCGGAATTGAGGGCCCTCCCCCGACTATTTATAAATCCGTTGGATGTTCGATCTGTAAATCCACGGGTTTTCAGGGCCGAACGGTCATTTACGAGATTTTACCCATTACCGATGAAATTAGAGCCCTGGTGGTGGAACGGATTCCATCTCACCTCATTCGGGACCGGGCAATCGAACGAGGAATGCGCACGCTTCGGCAATCGGGATGGAAAAAAATCCTCCAAGGGATAACAACCACGGAAGAGGTTCTCCGCGCCACACTGGAAGAAGGGCAATGA